Proteins encoded by one window of Salvia splendens isolate huo1 chromosome 14, SspV2, whole genome shotgun sequence:
- the LOC121763841 gene encoding nudix hydrolase 18, mitochondrial-like has translation MGKEQEPPSMELKHMVALVSRTGRHMQRYNFLGHRQVVGCIPYRYCGKKPPCVVDEEEIEVLVITSQRKEKGMLFPKGGWEIDESIEAAALRETVEEAGVVGDVECKLGKWNFKSKSSETCYEGHMFPLLVKEQLEFWPEKDVRQRLWVSVREAKKVCQYWWMKEALELLVSRLSAQAKADTKSNL, from the exons ATGGGAAAAGAACAAGAGCCACCAAGCATGGAACTCAAGCACATGGTTGCTCTTGTCTCCCGCACCGGCCGCCATATGCAGCGCTACAACTTTCTCGGCCACCGCCAAGTTGTCGG ATGCATTCCATACAGATACTGCGGGAAGAAGCCGCCGTGTGTGGTGGACGAGGAAGAGATCGAAGTTCTCGTCATCACTTCTCAGAGAAAGGAAAAAGGGATGTTGTTTCCAAAG GGAGGTTGGGAGATAGATGAATCGATCGAGGCTGCAGCGCTGCGCGAGACAGTGGAGGAGGCAGGCGTGGTCGGAGATGTTGAG TGTAAGTTGGGGAAGTGGAATTTCAAGAGCAAAAGCAGTGAGACTTGTTATGAGGGTCACATGTTTCCGTTGCTCGTGAAAGAGCAGCTCGAATTTTGGCCTGAGAAAGACGTTCGTCAAAGATTATGG GTTAGTGTGAGGGAAGCCAAGAAGGTTTGCCAGTACTGGTGGATGAAGGAGGCGTTGGAGTTGCTAGTTAGTCGTCTTTCAGCGCAAGCGAAAGCAGACACGAAATCTAACTTGTAG